The sequence CGCGAATGCGCCATCTCAATCGAAGCGGCAGGCGGCCATCGGCTTGTGCGCGATGAAATGAAACCACCACGCGCCGCTGTCCTCGACGTCGTCGGGAATACGGTTGCCTTCGCAACTACCGAACACCGTATCGCTTTGAAAGCCGACCTGCGCGAGTTGGCGGCGCTGCTCGCCGAGCGTCGTATAGACGATCACAATGCCGAAGTTGTGCGCGGCCGCGGTCTTCACCGCGTAAGCGCCGTAGTCGTGATTCAGCTTCACATGGCGCAGATAGTTCAACGTGCCGAGCTGAAACCGCCGCACGGAAATCAGCGTGCGCCAGCCGAGCTTGAGCGGGTTGGGCGTGAAATGCGGCAACAGTTGCCAGATGTTCTCGAGATAGCCTGGGCCGCCACGGTTGTGCGAGGAGAACAGCACATAGCCGCCCGGCCGCACCACGCGATACATCTCTTCGAGAATGCGCACGCGGTCGTCGTAGTCGACGCAGTCGATCCCATTCCAGCTGAACTCGGCGAGTCCGTAGTGACCTGACGGCAACGCCGACATATCGCGCGCGTCCATGTGCCGCAAATCGCGCGTCGGATAGCGCGACCTCGCCAGCTCGAGCAGGCTCTCGGTGTAGTCCACGCCGGTGTAGTCGTTCGAGATCGCGGTCATCAACGGAATCGTGCGACCGGTGCCGACGCCGATATCGAGCACGGGCGTACCGCTGCAACGCGGCGCGAGCCAGCCGAAGGCGGCCTCCTCGCCGGGGTCCGAGAAGGTCTTCTCCTGGGTGAAGACGCGCGCGGCGTCGGCCGAATTCCACGCAACGCGATTGATGCGATCCAGTTCGGTTTGACGATGCATGGCG is a genomic window of Paraburkholderia bryophila containing:
- a CDS encoding class I SAM-dependent methyltransferase; the encoded protein is MHRQTELDRINRVAWNSADAARVFTQEKTFSDPGEEAAFGWLAPRCSGTPVLDIGVGTGRTIPLMTAISNDYTGVDYTESLLELARSRYPTRDLRHMDARDMSALPSGHYGLAEFSWNGIDCVDYDDRVRILEEMYRVVRPGGYVLFSSHNRGGPGYLENIWQLLPHFTPNPLKLGWRTLISVRRFQLGTLNYLRHVKLNHDYGAYAVKTAAAHNFGIVIVYTTLGEQRRQLAQVGFQSDTVFGSCEGNRIPDDVEDSGAWWFHFIAHKPMAACRFD